Within the Arthrobacter caoxuetaonis genome, the region GCCACGCCCTTGAACACACGCACGCGGTGGCGGATGTCCCCTTCCAACCCGTCCCCGCGGACCAGGCGGGAGAAAATCGGAGCAGCCACGGAGGTGCTGCCGGTCTTCTCACACCAGATGATGTACATGCCATAGAGGTCCGCGGCGGGAAGTACGGCACTGTCATCGAGGTCCCGGACGGTGCATTCGTCGAGGAATTGGCGAACCTGCTGCTTGTGGATGTCCATGATTCTCAGCTCTGAAGGTTGTGCGTGGGTGATGCGTTGGGGCCCGGGAATGGATCGAGTGCCGCTGCGCCCTGGGCGGGTCATCATGCGCGGACGGAGGAATCGGCGGTGGGCAGCTGCACAGGGGCTGGTAGCTGGAAGCCAGGA harbors:
- a CDS encoding winged helix-turn-helix domain-containing protein: MDIHKQQVRQFLDECTVRDLDDSAVLPAADLYGMYIIWCEKTGSTSVAAPIFSRLVRGDGLEGDIRHRVRVFKGVAATGAIPIQYILETDKGPGPNSLLAGLQP